One genomic segment of Hevea brasiliensis isolate MT/VB/25A 57/8 chromosome 3, ASM3005281v1, whole genome shotgun sequence includes these proteins:
- the LOC110633746 gene encoding protein SCAR2 isoform X1, with protein sequence MPLSRYQLRNEYGLADPELYRAANKDDPEALLEGVAMAGLVGLLRQLGDLAEFAAEVFHDLHEEVMTTAARGHGLMARVQQLEAEFPSIEKAFLSQTDHSPFFTNAGVDWHPNLRMEQNLITRGDLPRFVMDSYEECRGPPRLFLLDKFDVAGAGACLKRYTDPSFVKVEATSFGIPALDVQREKKIRKVKKKGSRWRNGETPEVPTSHAKLHQLFLEERVENGHPDPARLVKLKRRQLNGFPFDLKPGKSYMEKFLGTSSPEHKVVHEVPVIPSPLKLISDDSNESGLEIVEISTVSPVKKSSEGSESTCSSPKAPEVALKPYRHDLNEDAINREIVMVTDPVAGGEAHESPYVTHKMAIESELAVDEDGKTEASLDGNHSDDLISEVDNYTDALTTMESEMETDNEYKLKTEQCFLKGVKHATDSDAIEENLDIRANFSDSQSFGNSSMSDDGRGSFKQGQSSFSYSDSVSNFAENIPSDSEGAVKISPSSENHAAEIVDSPFDPPSVDVETLGTQSSELLVVHKKCIEEDTIPNTGEETGSLFPSDSNNLLPPSVPVANSIVVETESEEISCDCKLGPKSPNIGENGTGLSDSSIVVSDVPSHAAHNNLPTVSSQGCLVEDSDHEDPNMGLHSSNVADLEKKDSDGFVKEVLQTDYADGINDEIFVAGKIDSPHAVILPSTEQFPCSISPEVDVDLDIALVSESSDIVNPFHIDSEVVDVTAGVNPENVRGIVATLEVGSIMEHQCSDISVDVSQVERELTEVGATHSEETSLEETSAADGGEEIGRCASKLDVGEDSVPFEHPVNFSDKQILDEHVNLKEDVGASPVSVTVTTGADDGVNVANVLSSDLVCSPSSNLSYIQESDTGNEGAHQKGLDFNEGAHQKGLDFNEGAHQKGLDLNKGAFPEYCPESEEQKEVEQMEVAPTDLDSSPYESLSDDHSNLEALKHVHESAVAAHTQRYSYISDDTVPSSELSKLDLESKQHAYLRHSIDISEDAVSAPTSYLSEVETSLEHSLELPADQIFAESVCAVMDEVNFESLDLQSTPPCHLAEPGVPSESTVELQSDQLDEGCLQADKTSPKSSNLQFEEIQTVSEIDKKRCLGASSKQDAPSGQELQMQPAGPELNDAMLSRNPFDSVFPSFGILPENLEEVPPLPPLPPMQWRLGKVQPAPPASHKEWIDHGEGTLLPIQPFAADEKSQFDFLSSGREIPNPFLHFTCADIQKPQYISAESVENSLQPTPLSLEMPTVISNANSQLVCHPLEGGQSLNPFLTLPEIINGRPEDGFLASGGRPIRSSPNLLSPLATVEHIPTEHDPVPSHGLEIKPSSQLTPESILEAKEPEHSLQNSEEKRDSHDKSISTPTMLEDHPQQDSLTLHGETTWAPSSLALPPIFEVGKPNGSKLPRPRNPLIDAVAAHDKSKLRKVTERVRPQITPKLDERDLLLEQIRTKSFNLKPAAVMRPSIQGIQDTKTNLKVAAILEKANAIRQALAGSDEDDDTDSWSE encoded by the exons ATGCCGCTGTCGAGGTATCAGTTAAGAAATGAATACGGTTTGGCCGATCCGGAGCTGTACAGGGCTGCCAATAAGGATGATCCAGAGGCTCTCTTGGAAGGCGTTGCCATGGCTGGCCTTGTTGGCCTCTTGCGCCAGCTTGGTGACCTTGCGGA GTTTGCTGCCGAGGTATTTCATGATTTGCATGAAGAAGTAATGACAACTGCAGCTAGAGGACATGGCCTAATGGCTCGTGTTCAGCAGCTTGAGGCTGAATTCCCTTCAATTGAGAAGGCATTTCTCTCTCAAACTGATCATTCGCCATTCTTTACTAATGCAG GTGTTGACTGGCATCCTAATTTGCGCATGGAACAGAATCTGATCACTCGTGGAGACTTACCTCGTTTTGTAATGGACTCTTATGAAGAATGCCGTGGTCCCCCACGGTTATTCCTTTTGGACAA GTTTGATGTTGCGGGGGCTGGAGCATGTTTGAAGCGTTACACTGATCCATCATTTGTTAAAGTTGAAGCAACATCCTTTGGAATACCAGCATTAGATGTTCAGAGAGAGAAGAAAATCCGAAAAGTGAAG AAGAAAGGATCGCGCTGGAGGAATGGAGAAACCCCAGAAGTGCCAACATCACATGCCAA ATTGCATCAGTTATTTTTGGAGGAGCGGGTTGAGAATGGTCATCCTGACCCTGCACGCCTTGTGAAATTGAAGAGAAGGCAGCTAAATGGATTTCCATTTGATCTGAAACCTGGAAAAAGTTACATGGAGAAATTCCTGGGAACTTCTTCACCTGAACATAAAGTAGTTCATGAGGTTCCTGTTATTCCATCACCATTGAAATTGATATCGGATGATTCTAATGAATCCGGGCTTGAAATAGTTGAGATAAGTACTGTAAGTCCTGTGAAAAAGTCATCAGAAGGAAGTGAAAGCACGTGTTCATCTCCTAAAGCACCGGAAGTTGCATTAAAACCTTACAGGCATGACTTGAATGAGGATGCTATTAATAGAGAAATTGTGATGGTCACTGACCCAGTTGCTGGTGGTGAGGCACATGAATCTCCTTATGTCACTCATAAGATGGCAATTGAAAGTGAATTAGCAGTTGATGAAGATGGCAAAACAGAGGCAAGTCTTGATGGGAACCATTCTGATGACCTGATTAGTGAGGTGGATAACTACACAGATGCTCTTACTACCATGGAGTCAGAAATGGAAACAGATAATGAGTACAAGCTTAAGACTGAGCAGTGTTTCTTGAAGGGTGTAAAACATGCGACAGATTCTGATGCAATTGAGGAAAATCTAGACATACGAGCTAATTTTTCTGATTCTCAGTCATTTGGAAATTCATCTATGTCTGATGATGGGAGAGGTTCATTTAAGCAAGGGCAATCTAGTTTTTCCTACTCTGATTCTGTTAGCAATTTTGCTGAGAATATACCATCTGACAGCGAAGGGGCAGTGAAAATATCCCCTTCATCTGAAAATCATGCAGCAGAGATTGTGGATTCACCATTTGACCCTCCATCTGTTGATGTGGAGACTCTAGGAACTCAATCCAGTGAGCTTTTAGTGGTACACAAGAAGTGCATTGAGGAAGACACAATTCCTAATACTGGAGAAGAAACTGGTAGTTTGTTTCCATCAGATTCGAATAATTTGCTTCCACCTTCAGTTCCTGTTGCAAATTCAATTGTCGTAGAAACTGAATCAGAAGAAATATCCTGCGACTGTAAACTTGGTCCAAAGTCACCAAACATTGGCGAAAATGGGACAGGTTTATCTGATTCTTCCATAGTTGTATCTGATGTTCCTTCACATGCAGCGCATAATAATTTACCTACAGTTTCTTCTCAAGGTTGTCTTGTGGAAGATTCAGATCATGAAGATCCCAATATGGGTTTACATTCTTCAAATGTGGCAGATCTGGAAAAGAAAGACTCTGATGGCTTTGTGAAAGAAGTGCTTCAAACAGATTATGCAGATGGAATTAATGATGAAATTTTTGTTGCAGGAAAAATTGACTCTCCACATGCAGTTATTTTGCCATCAACGGAGCAGTTCCCTTGCTCAATTTCGCCGGAAGTTGACGTGGATTTAGACATCGCACTTGTTTCTGAAAGTTCAGACATTGTAAACCCTTTTCACATAGATTCTGAAGTTGTTGATGTCACTGCTGGAGTTAACCCTGAAAATGTAAGGGGTATTGTGGCAACTCTAGAGGTTGGTAGCATTATGGAGCATCAATGCTCAGATATATCAGTTGATGTCTCACAGGTTGAACGTGAATTGACTGAAGTAGGAGCAACACATTCTGAAGAGACGAGTCTTGAAGAAACTTCTGCAGCTGATGGTGGTGAGGAAATAGGTAGATGTGCTAGCAAGTTGGATGTGGGAGAAGATTCTGTCCCTTTTGAGCATCCAGTGAATTTTTCAGATAAACAAATTCTTGATGAGCACGTAAACTTAAAGGAAGATGTAGGTGCATCTCCTGTTAGTGTTACTGTCACCACTGGTGCTGATGATGGTGTTAATGTTGCTAATGTCCTCTCTTCAGACTTGGTTTGCTCTCCATCCAGCAATCTTTCATATATTCAAGAATCTGATACTGGAAATGAGGGTGCACATCAGAAAGGGTTGGACTTTAATGAGGGTGCACATCAGAAAGGATTGGACTTTAATGAGGGTGCACATCAGAAAGGATTGGACTTAAATAAGGGAGCTTTTCCAGAATATTGTCCTGAATCAGAGGAACAAAAGGAAGTAGAACAAATGGAAGTTGCTCCTACAGATTTGGACTCCAGTCCATATGAATCACTCTCTGATGACCATTCCAATCTAGAAGCGCTCAAACATGTTCATGAGTCAGCTGTTGCTGCTCATACACAACGTTACTCTTATATCAGTGATGACACTGTACCATCTTCAGAGCTAAGCAAACTGGATTTGGAATCAAAACAACATGCCTACTTGAGGCATTCTATAGATATTAGTGAAGATGCTGTGTCTGCACCTACCTCTTATCTATCAGAAGTAGAAACTTCTTTAGAACACTCATTGGAGTTGCCTGCTGATCAAATTTTTGCAGAATCAGTCTGTGCAGTCATGGATGAAGTGAATTTTGAGTCATTGGATCTTCAGAGTACACCTCCTTGTCACCTTGCAGAGCCTGGAGTTCCTTCAGAGTCGACAGTGGAATTGCAATCTGATCAACTCGATGAGGGATGTCTGCAAGCAGATAAGACTAGTCCTAAGTCATCAAATCTGCAGTTTGAAGAGATACAGACTGTGAGTGAAATAGATAAAAAAAGATGCCTTGGTGCTTCTTCCAAACAAGATGCTCCTTCAGGCCAAGAACTTCAAATGCAACCAGCAGGTCCAGAACTTAATGATGCTATGTTGTCAAGGAATCCATTTGATTCCGTCTTTCCTAGCTTTGGCATACTCCCTGAGAATCTGGAGGAGGTGCCACCATTGCCACCCCTACCTCCTATGCAATGGAGGCTAGGCAAGGttcaacctgctccaccagcttcaCATAAAGAATGGATTGATCATGGTGAGGGCACCTTGCTGCCAATACAGCCATTTGCAGCTGATGAGAAATCACAATTTGATTTCCTATCGTCAGGTAGAGAGATTCCAAACCCGTTTTTGCATTTTACTTGTGCTGATATTCAGAAGCCACAATATATATCTGCAGAGTCTGTGGAAAATTCCTTGCAGCCAACTCCACTCTCATTGGAGATGCCAACTGTTATCAGCAATGCAAACAGTCAACTGGTTTGTCATCCATTAGAGGGAGGACAATCCTTGAACCCATTCTTGACCTTACCAGAAATAATTAATGGGAGGCCTGAGGATGGTTTCCTTGCATCAGGAGGAAGACCAATAAGATCTAGTCCAAACCTATTATCACCATTGGCAACTGTAGAGCATATACCCACTGAGCATGATCCTGTACCCTCACATGGCCTGGAAATCAAGCCCTCAAGCCAATTGACACCCGAATCAATTTTAGAAGCAAAGGAACCTGAACACAGTTTGCAAAATTCGGAAGAAAAAAGGGATTCTCATGACAAATCTATATCAACACCAACTATGCTAGAAGATCACCCTCAGCAGGATTCATTAACCTTGCATGGAGAAACAACATGGGCACCAAGTTCATTAGCTTTGCCACCAATCTTTGAAGTTGGAAAACCAAATGGTAGTAAGCTTCCTCGTCCTCGGAATCCTCTCATTGATGCTGTTGCTGCACATGACAAAAGCAAG TTGAGAAAGGTAACAGAACGAGTTCGCCCTCAGATTACACCAAAATTAGATGAAAGAGATTTGCTACTAGAACAAATACGAACTAAG TCCTTTAACTTGAAGCCTGCGGCTGTGATGAGGCCTAGCATTCAGGGTATTCAGGATACAAAAACCAACTTGAAGGTTGCGGCCATATTGGAGAAAGCAAATGCAATTCGccag GCTTTGGCTGGAAGTGATGAAGACGATGATACAGACAGCTGGAGCGAGTGA
- the LOC110633746 gene encoding protein SCAR2 isoform X2 produces MPLSRYQLRNEYGLADPELYRAANKDDPEALLEGVAMAGLVGLLRQLGDLAEFAAEVFHDLHEEVMTTAARGHGLMARVQQLEAEFPSIEKAFLSQTDHSPFFTNAGVDWHPNLRMEQNLITRGDLPRFVMDSYEECRGPPRLFLLDKFDVAGAGACLKRYTDPSFVKVEATSFGIPALDVQREKKIRKVKKKGSRWRNGETPEVPTSHAKLHQLFLEERVENGHPDPARLVKLKRRQLNGFPFDLKPGKSYMEKFLGTSSPEHKVVHEVPVIPSPLKLISDDSNESGLEIVEISTVSPVKKSSEGSESTCSSPKAPEVALKPYRHDLNEDAINREIVMVTDPVAGGEAHESPYVTHKMAIESELAVDEDGKTEASLDGNHSDDLISEVDNYTDALTTMESEMETDNEYKLKTEQCFLKGVKHATDSDAIEENLDIRANFSDSQSFGNSSMSDDGRGSFKQGQSSFSYSDSVSNFAENIPSDSEGAVKISPSSENHAAEIVDSPFDPPSVDVETLGTQSSELLVVHKKCIEEDTIPNTGEETGSLFPSDSNNLLPPSVPVANSIVVETESEEISCDCKLGPKSPNIGENGTGLSDSSIVVSDVPSHAAHNNLPTVSSQGCLVEDSDHEDPNMGLHSSNVADLEKKDSDGFVKEVLQTDYADGINDEIFVAGKIDSPHAVILPSTEQFPCSISPEVDVDLDIALVSESSDIVNPFHIDSEVVDVTAGVNPENVRGIVATLEVGSIMEHQCSDISVDVSQVERELTEVGATHSEETSLEETSAADGGEEIGRCASKLDVGEDSVPFEHPVNFSDKQILDEHVNLKEDVGASPVSVTVTTGADDGVNVANVLSSDLVCSPSSNLSYIQESDTGNEGAHQKGLDFNEGAHQKGLDFNEGAHQKGLDLNKGAFPEYCPESEEQKEVEQMEVAPTDLDSSPYESLSDDHSNLEALKHVHESAVAAHTQRYSYISDDTVPSSELSKLDLESKQHAYLRHSIDISEDAVSAPTSYLSEVETSLEHSLELPADQIFAESVCAVMDEVNFESLDLQSTPPCHLAEPGVPSESTVELQSDQLDEGCLQADKTSPKSSNLQFEEIQTVSEIDKKRCLGASSKQDAPSGQELQMQPAGPELNDAMLSRNPFDSVFPSFGILPENLEEVPPLPPLPPMQWRLGKVQPAPPASHKEWIDHGEGTLLPIQPFAADEKSQFDFLSSESVENSLQPTPLSLEMPTVISNANSQLVCHPLEGGQSLNPFLTLPEIINGRPEDGFLASGGRPIRSSPNLLSPLATVEHIPTEHDPVPSHGLEIKPSSQLTPESILEAKEPEHSLQNSEEKRDSHDKSISTPTMLEDHPQQDSLTLHGETTWAPSSLALPPIFEVGKPNGSKLPRPRNPLIDAVAAHDKSKLRKVTERVRPQITPKLDERDLLLEQIRTKSFNLKPAAVMRPSIQGIQDTKTNLKVAAILEKANAIRQALAGSDEDDDTDSWSE; encoded by the exons ATGCCGCTGTCGAGGTATCAGTTAAGAAATGAATACGGTTTGGCCGATCCGGAGCTGTACAGGGCTGCCAATAAGGATGATCCAGAGGCTCTCTTGGAAGGCGTTGCCATGGCTGGCCTTGTTGGCCTCTTGCGCCAGCTTGGTGACCTTGCGGA GTTTGCTGCCGAGGTATTTCATGATTTGCATGAAGAAGTAATGACAACTGCAGCTAGAGGACATGGCCTAATGGCTCGTGTTCAGCAGCTTGAGGCTGAATTCCCTTCAATTGAGAAGGCATTTCTCTCTCAAACTGATCATTCGCCATTCTTTACTAATGCAG GTGTTGACTGGCATCCTAATTTGCGCATGGAACAGAATCTGATCACTCGTGGAGACTTACCTCGTTTTGTAATGGACTCTTATGAAGAATGCCGTGGTCCCCCACGGTTATTCCTTTTGGACAA GTTTGATGTTGCGGGGGCTGGAGCATGTTTGAAGCGTTACACTGATCCATCATTTGTTAAAGTTGAAGCAACATCCTTTGGAATACCAGCATTAGATGTTCAGAGAGAGAAGAAAATCCGAAAAGTGAAG AAGAAAGGATCGCGCTGGAGGAATGGAGAAACCCCAGAAGTGCCAACATCACATGCCAA ATTGCATCAGTTATTTTTGGAGGAGCGGGTTGAGAATGGTCATCCTGACCCTGCACGCCTTGTGAAATTGAAGAGAAGGCAGCTAAATGGATTTCCATTTGATCTGAAACCTGGAAAAAGTTACATGGAGAAATTCCTGGGAACTTCTTCACCTGAACATAAAGTAGTTCATGAGGTTCCTGTTATTCCATCACCATTGAAATTGATATCGGATGATTCTAATGAATCCGGGCTTGAAATAGTTGAGATAAGTACTGTAAGTCCTGTGAAAAAGTCATCAGAAGGAAGTGAAAGCACGTGTTCATCTCCTAAAGCACCGGAAGTTGCATTAAAACCTTACAGGCATGACTTGAATGAGGATGCTATTAATAGAGAAATTGTGATGGTCACTGACCCAGTTGCTGGTGGTGAGGCACATGAATCTCCTTATGTCACTCATAAGATGGCAATTGAAAGTGAATTAGCAGTTGATGAAGATGGCAAAACAGAGGCAAGTCTTGATGGGAACCATTCTGATGACCTGATTAGTGAGGTGGATAACTACACAGATGCTCTTACTACCATGGAGTCAGAAATGGAAACAGATAATGAGTACAAGCTTAAGACTGAGCAGTGTTTCTTGAAGGGTGTAAAACATGCGACAGATTCTGATGCAATTGAGGAAAATCTAGACATACGAGCTAATTTTTCTGATTCTCAGTCATTTGGAAATTCATCTATGTCTGATGATGGGAGAGGTTCATTTAAGCAAGGGCAATCTAGTTTTTCCTACTCTGATTCTGTTAGCAATTTTGCTGAGAATATACCATCTGACAGCGAAGGGGCAGTGAAAATATCCCCTTCATCTGAAAATCATGCAGCAGAGATTGTGGATTCACCATTTGACCCTCCATCTGTTGATGTGGAGACTCTAGGAACTCAATCCAGTGAGCTTTTAGTGGTACACAAGAAGTGCATTGAGGAAGACACAATTCCTAATACTGGAGAAGAAACTGGTAGTTTGTTTCCATCAGATTCGAATAATTTGCTTCCACCTTCAGTTCCTGTTGCAAATTCAATTGTCGTAGAAACTGAATCAGAAGAAATATCCTGCGACTGTAAACTTGGTCCAAAGTCACCAAACATTGGCGAAAATGGGACAGGTTTATCTGATTCTTCCATAGTTGTATCTGATGTTCCTTCACATGCAGCGCATAATAATTTACCTACAGTTTCTTCTCAAGGTTGTCTTGTGGAAGATTCAGATCATGAAGATCCCAATATGGGTTTACATTCTTCAAATGTGGCAGATCTGGAAAAGAAAGACTCTGATGGCTTTGTGAAAGAAGTGCTTCAAACAGATTATGCAGATGGAATTAATGATGAAATTTTTGTTGCAGGAAAAATTGACTCTCCACATGCAGTTATTTTGCCATCAACGGAGCAGTTCCCTTGCTCAATTTCGCCGGAAGTTGACGTGGATTTAGACATCGCACTTGTTTCTGAAAGTTCAGACATTGTAAACCCTTTTCACATAGATTCTGAAGTTGTTGATGTCACTGCTGGAGTTAACCCTGAAAATGTAAGGGGTATTGTGGCAACTCTAGAGGTTGGTAGCATTATGGAGCATCAATGCTCAGATATATCAGTTGATGTCTCACAGGTTGAACGTGAATTGACTGAAGTAGGAGCAACACATTCTGAAGAGACGAGTCTTGAAGAAACTTCTGCAGCTGATGGTGGTGAGGAAATAGGTAGATGTGCTAGCAAGTTGGATGTGGGAGAAGATTCTGTCCCTTTTGAGCATCCAGTGAATTTTTCAGATAAACAAATTCTTGATGAGCACGTAAACTTAAAGGAAGATGTAGGTGCATCTCCTGTTAGTGTTACTGTCACCACTGGTGCTGATGATGGTGTTAATGTTGCTAATGTCCTCTCTTCAGACTTGGTTTGCTCTCCATCCAGCAATCTTTCATATATTCAAGAATCTGATACTGGAAATGAGGGTGCACATCAGAAAGGGTTGGACTTTAATGAGGGTGCACATCAGAAAGGATTGGACTTTAATGAGGGTGCACATCAGAAAGGATTGGACTTAAATAAGGGAGCTTTTCCAGAATATTGTCCTGAATCAGAGGAACAAAAGGAAGTAGAACAAATGGAAGTTGCTCCTACAGATTTGGACTCCAGTCCATATGAATCACTCTCTGATGACCATTCCAATCTAGAAGCGCTCAAACATGTTCATGAGTCAGCTGTTGCTGCTCATACACAACGTTACTCTTATATCAGTGATGACACTGTACCATCTTCAGAGCTAAGCAAACTGGATTTGGAATCAAAACAACATGCCTACTTGAGGCATTCTATAGATATTAGTGAAGATGCTGTGTCTGCACCTACCTCTTATCTATCAGAAGTAGAAACTTCTTTAGAACACTCATTGGAGTTGCCTGCTGATCAAATTTTTGCAGAATCAGTCTGTGCAGTCATGGATGAAGTGAATTTTGAGTCATTGGATCTTCAGAGTACACCTCCTTGTCACCTTGCAGAGCCTGGAGTTCCTTCAGAGTCGACAGTGGAATTGCAATCTGATCAACTCGATGAGGGATGTCTGCAAGCAGATAAGACTAGTCCTAAGTCATCAAATCTGCAGTTTGAAGAGATACAGACTGTGAGTGAAATAGATAAAAAAAGATGCCTTGGTGCTTCTTCCAAACAAGATGCTCCTTCAGGCCAAGAACTTCAAATGCAACCAGCAGGTCCAGAACTTAATGATGCTATGTTGTCAAGGAATCCATTTGATTCCGTCTTTCCTAGCTTTGGCATACTCCCTGAGAATCTGGAGGAGGTGCCACCATTGCCACCCCTACCTCCTATGCAATGGAGGCTAGGCAAGGttcaacctgctccaccagcttcaCATAAAGAATGGATTGATCATGGTGAGGGCACCTTGCTGCCAATACAGCCATTTGCAGCTGATGAGAAATCACAATTTGATTTCCTATCGTCAG AGTCTGTGGAAAATTCCTTGCAGCCAACTCCACTCTCATTGGAGATGCCAACTGTTATCAGCAATGCAAACAGTCAACTGGTTTGTCATCCATTAGAGGGAGGACAATCCTTGAACCCATTCTTGACCTTACCAGAAATAATTAATGGGAGGCCTGAGGATGGTTTCCTTGCATCAGGAGGAAGACCAATAAGATCTAGTCCAAACCTATTATCACCATTGGCAACTGTAGAGCATATACCCACTGAGCATGATCCTGTACCCTCACATGGCCTGGAAATCAAGCCCTCAAGCCAATTGACACCCGAATCAATTTTAGAAGCAAAGGAACCTGAACACAGTTTGCAAAATTCGGAAGAAAAAAGGGATTCTCATGACAAATCTATATCAACACCAACTATGCTAGAAGATCACCCTCAGCAGGATTCATTAACCTTGCATGGAGAAACAACATGGGCACCAAGTTCATTAGCTTTGCCACCAATCTTTGAAGTTGGAAAACCAAATGGTAGTAAGCTTCCTCGTCCTCGGAATCCTCTCATTGATGCTGTTGCTGCACATGACAAAAGCAAG TTGAGAAAGGTAACAGAACGAGTTCGCCCTCAGATTACACCAAAATTAGATGAAAGAGATTTGCTACTAGAACAAATACGAACTAAG TCCTTTAACTTGAAGCCTGCGGCTGTGATGAGGCCTAGCATTCAGGGTATTCAGGATACAAAAACCAACTTGAAGGTTGCGGCCATATTGGAGAAAGCAAATGCAATTCGccag GCTTTGGCTGGAAGTGATGAAGACGATGATACAGACAGCTGGAGCGAGTGA